The proteins below come from a single Candida albicans SC5314 chromosome 7, complete sequence genomic window:
- the CDC34 gene encoding SCF E2 ubiquitin-protein ligase catalytic subunit (Putative ubiquitin-protein ligase; transcript regulated by Nrg1 and Tup1, and by Gcn2 and Gcn4; rat catheter biofilm induced) translates to MSSKSAAAILQRQFKDLTDPKKGIPSFHIELDDDNIFLWNVGVMVLNPESLYHGGYFKGQMRFPQDFPFSPPSFRFTPALYHPNVYRDGRLCISILHQGGDPTSDEPESETWSPAQTVESVLISIISLLDDPNGNSPANIDASVEFRKNYNVYKKKVLQEVERSKKDIPEDFIMPETSDNAYSNYNNSKNKEGAEEPVDEDFWYESEEEESFDEESLMDENMDDQFEDDDEEEEDDEDEDMGGK, encoded by the coding sequence ATGTCATCCAAATCAGCAGCAGCTATCTTACAACGGCAATTTAAAGACTTGACTGATCCGAAAAAAGGAATTCCCTCATTTCACATTGAGTTGGACGATGACAACATTTTCTTATGGAATGTTGGTGTAATGGTCTTAAACCCTGAATCATTATATCATGGAGGCTATTTCAAAGGTCAAATGAGATTTCCTCAAGACTTTCCCTTTTCGCCACCAAGTTTCCGATTCACCCCTGCATTATATCATCCAAATGTTTATCGTGATGGTAGATTGTGTATTTCCATATTGCACCAAGGAGGAGACCCTACCAGCGACGAACCAGAAAGCGAAACTTGGTCGCCGGCACAAACCGTTGAAAGTGTTTTGATTTCCATTATTTCCTTATTGGATGACCCCAACGGCAACTCACCAGCGAACATTGACGCTTCCGTTGAATTTAGAAAGAACTACAACGTatacaaaaagaaagtatTACAAGAAGTTGAACGGTCGAAAAAAGATATTCCAGAGGATTTCATTATGCCTGAAACTTCTGACAACGCTTATTCAAACTATAACAACTCGAAGAACAAAGAGGGGGCCGAGGAACCGGTTGACGAAGATTTTTGGTATGAGAgcgaagaagaagaaagctTTGATGAAGAAAGCTTAATGGATGAAAATATGGACGATCAGTTTGAagatgacgatgaagaagaagaggacGACGAGGATGAAGATATGGGTGGAAAATAA
- a CDS encoding uncharacterized protein (Ortholog of C. dubliniensis CD36 : Cd36_71740, C. parapsilosis CDC317 : CPAR2_703440, Candida tenuis NRRL Y-1498 : CANTEDRAFT_102923 and Debaryomyces hansenii CBS767 : DEHA2C03190g) produces the protein MLQQKQISKILQQGLTPITLNSKSNSQSATTIPTSTHSIKSISLLSKQGIPLITVSSTTDSGSGIIDQDYKIYSIIAYNSLNKPNENDNDNDNDNSKNTNKLKSKENETWTIIQFEPGLKCMIERCLDMYLVLYYDGRVDNKDRDAGTDNKNNKLEGAANGDAGNVKTKETRQLEVEVDAFVKLKMDGLVSSLHDGLLGYNNE, from the coding sequence ATGttacaacaaaaacaaatttcaaagatCTTACAACAAGGATTAACGCCAATAACACTTAATTCCAAGTCCAACTCTCAATCCgcaacaacaataccaaCCTCTACCCACTCAATCAAGTCTATTTCGTTATTATCTAAACAAGGGATTCCGTTAATAACAGTTAGCTCGACCACAGATTCTGGGTCCGGTATCATTGATCAAGATTATAAGATATACTCGATAATTGCATACAATTCGTTAAACAAGCCAAACGAAAACGACAACGATAATGACAATGATAATAGCAAGAACACCAATAAATTAAAGAGTAAGGAGAATGAAACTTGGACTATAATACAATTTGAGCCGGGATTAAAATGCATGATTGAACGATGTCTTGATATGTATTTAGTGTTATACTATGATGGTCGAGTTGACAACAAGGATAGAGACGCGGGAACTGACAATAAGAACAATAAATTAGAAGGGGCTGCCAACGGCGATGCCGGCAATGTCAAGACCAAGGAAACTAGACAACTCGAGGTTGAAGTAGATGCGtttgtaaaattgaaaatggaCGGATTGGTACTGAGTTTACATGACGGTTTACTTGgatataataatgaataa
- a CDS encoding pheromone-regulated protein (Pheromone-regulated protein (Prm10) of S. cerevisiae; colony morphology-related gene regulation by Ssn6; induced by Mnl1 under weak acid stress; possibly essential gene, disruptants not obtained by UAU1 method; Spider biofilm induced) gives MSDNRPTYDTSSSDEEPSNHFHIQLPQRQLNLQEIRKQNHKKHEKPTIAKQTASNLAKAKKITTGSNHKFGNSINNNNNNANKHLGSSSAGTNRRSLISPTSSTHVSSDDDDDDDDNAAFYGDKLNDNKKLNVFADTKNNLSHFQFNADGIKPKSLHGQGDDSSDDDGNNLDEVEDETHSDFAVLNQNHPPQQYYETDSSDEDEEDDDEVPQTVHKTYSNASSGRSSRLSRKKSMSETTDTRAPIPPTGRRSTNSNHSRESSGRRSTSSGNINSGGGLKGILRKMSLVDSTPVDSTNQDISHSDTFLGRVLNFGTNQGLSGGGLAPGASRVIREEDEGEWNLDEERRVGFAAHENDRDAFEMQPLNYEDLSEEAKQLIQQHVPGAGASNLDHSQQSSAAPSTEITPSQSPNQHLLNEKSNNNENNQQSTTVESSSSTSSPGEDEELARRRASEERKKAENPFYTPNPDLFLRGTNADNQELHQAPNDFLHDMDGDYIAPPKQVQAGVLSSLLRLYQNPQEQKSASSLSRVSTGTSGTALSSFDDSYDSDDYKDSKSSSNVDLQHKLKSGIKGGSKAMFNKAANKLKHHSHTRTNTVETQGSSNSEEFSNDKDEFSNGYDDDNKMNANLPSFQNARPKMPKKKTTEPVQKLKKLRHKQRAERLRITVHIADILQRQRFIMNMCRALMLFGAPTHRLEEYMVMTSRVLEIDGQFIYFPGCMLVSFGDAATRTSEVHLVRCAQGINLSKLADTHKIYKAVIHDLIGVEDASKKLDDLLKSKSRYPPWLCVLFYGLGSLAVTPFAFEGGWLDLPISFGVGLCVGYLQFYVSSISNLYSSVFEVSAAIVVAFIARGIGSIKGGDLFCFSAIAQGSLAIILPGYIILCGSLELQSRNLVAGAVRMFYAVIYSLFLGFGITLGAALYGWIDHNATSANSCASGHAIDEKWRILFVPMFALCLGLINQARWSQVPIMIVIAGIGYIGSFFAGKHFSTVTEFTACIGAFIVGVLGNLYSRIWKGMAVSAMLPAIFVQVPSGIASKSSLISGLNTADQITNKSSSNNGGTVTNDASSLSFGATMVEVSIGISVGLFAAALIIYPFGKKRTGLFAL, from the coding sequence atgtCGGATAATCGTCCAACATATGACACTTCATCGTCAGATGAAGAGCCTAGTAATCACTTTCACATTCAATTACCTCAGCGACAATTaaatttacaagaaatcagaaaacaaaatcataaAAAGCATGAAAAACCAACTATTGCTAAACAAACCGCCAGTAACTTAGCCAAGGCGAAGAAGATAACAACCGGCAGCAATCATAAATTTGGTAACAgcattaacaacaacaacaacaatgctAACAAACATTTGGGGAGTTCATCTGCAGGGACGAATAGAAGAAGTCTCATCTCACCTACATCTTCAACACATGTTAGTTCAgacgacgacgatgatgacgatgacaATGCCGCTTTTTATGGTGATAAGCTTAACgataacaaaaaattgaatgttTTTGCTGAcacaaaaaacaatttatctcattttcaattcaatgCAGATGGAATTAAACCTAAATCTTTGCATGGCCAAGGTGACGACAGTAGTGACGATGATGGCAATAATCTAGACGAGGTTGAAGATGAGACACATAGTGACTTTGCTgttttgaatcaaaatcaCCCACCACAACAATACTACGAAACAGATTCATCTGAtgaagacgaagaagatgatgacgaAGTGCCACAAACAGTTCACAAGACATATTCCAATGCTTCATCGGGTCGCTCAAGTCGCCtctcaagaaaaaaatctatGAGTGAGACTACTGATACGCGAGCACCAATACCACCGACGGGAAGAAGATCGACAAACTCCAATCATTCTCGAGAAAGCTCTGGAAGGAGAAGTACCTCGTCTGGGAACATTAACAGTGGAGGAGGACTCAAGGGAATATTAAGAAAAATGTCATTAGTTGATTCTACTCCAGTTGATTCAACAAACCAAGATATTTCCCATAGTGATACCTTTTTAGGTCgtgttttgaattttggGACTAATCAGGGGTTGAGCGGTGGTGGTTTAGCACCAGGTGCTTCAAGAGTAATTAGAGAAGAAGATGAGGGAGAGTGGAACCTTGATGAAGAGAGAAGGGTGGGCTTTGCAGCACATGAAAATGACCGTGATGCCTTTGAAATGCAACCATTGAATTATGAGGATTTAAGTGAAGAGgcaaaacaattgatacAACAACATGTTCCCGGTGCTGGCGCTAGTAACTTAGATCATTCTCAACAATCGAGTGCTGCTCCTAGCACTGAAATCACTCCTAGTCAAAGTCCAAACCAGCATTTACTCAATGAAAAGtcaaacaataatgaaaacaacCAACAATCAACTACAGTGgaatcatcatcgtcgACGTCATCTCCAGGAGAAGACGAGGAGCTAGCACGTAGACGCGCCTCAGAAGAACGCAAAAAAGCTGAAAACCCATTTTATACACCAAATCcagatttatttttacGTGGAACAAATGCCGACAATCAAGAGCTTCACCAAGCACCCAATGATTTTCTTCATGATATGGATGGTGATTACATTGCACCGCCAAAACAAGTTCAAGCTGGGGTTTTGTCGTCGTTGTTAAGATTATACCAAAATCCGCAAGAACAAAAATCGGCCAGCTCGTTGAGTAGAGTCAGTACTGGTACTAGTGGCACagcattatcatcatttgatGATAGTTACGATTCAGATGACTATAAGGATTCCAAGAGTTCCCTGAATGTCGACTTGCAACACAAATTAAAACTGGGAATAAAAGGTGGTTCCAAGGCTATGTTCAATAAAGCAGCTAATAAACTCAAACACCACTCGCATACTCGTACAAACACAGTTGAAACTCAAGGTTCATCAAACCTGGAAGAGTTTTCCAACGACAAGGATGAATTTTCTAATGGCTATGACGATGACAATAAAATGAATGCCAATTTACCATCATTCCAAAATGCACGCCCAAAAATGCCCAAGAAAAAGACAACAGAACCAGTacaaaagttgaaaaaattgagaCATAAACAACGTGCGGAAAGATTGAGAATCACTGTTCATATTGCCGACATATTGCAACGTCAACGATTTATTATGAATATGTGTCGTGCGTTGATGTTGTTTGGAGCACCAACACATCGTTTAGAAGAGTATATGGTTATGACATCAAGAGTGTTGGAGATTGACGgacaatttatttatttcccTGGATGTATGTTAGTCTCGTTTGGTGATGCAGCCACAAGAACTTCTGAAGTGCATTTAGTCAGGTGTGCCCAAGGAATCAATTTATCCAAGTTGGCCGACACTCATAAGATTTATAAAGCGGTGATTCATGATTTGATTGGGGTTGAAGATGCTTCCAAAAAGCTTGATGACTTATTGAAAAGCAAAAGTAGATACCCACCATGGTTGtgtgttttgttttatgGGTTGGGCTCATTAGCTGTGACACCATTTGCATTTGAAGGTGGATGGTTAGACTTACCTATATCATTTGGTGTTGGGTTATGTGTTGGATATTTGCAATTTTATGTTTCATCTATATCCAATTTGTATTCTTCAGTGTTTGAAGTTTCAGCAGCCATTGTAGTGGCTTTCATTGCTCGAGGAATTGGATCGATCAAAGGTGGagatttattttgtttccTGGCCATTGCTCAAGGTTCATTGGCGATTATCTTGCCCGGTTACATCATTTTGTGTGGATCGCTAGAATTACAGTCAAGAAATTTGGTGGCAGGGGCGGTTCGAATGTTCTATGCCGTTATTTATTCGTTATTCTTAGGGTTTGGTATTACTTTGGGTGCAGCATTATATGGATGGATTGATCACAATGCCACTTCGGCCAATTCTTGTGCACTGGGTCACGCCATTGACGAGAAGTGGAGAATTTTGTTTGTCCCGATGTTTGCCTTATGTTTAGGGTTAATCAACCAAGCTCGATGGAGTCAGGTACCAATTATGATTGTTATTGCTGGTATTGGTTATATCGGGTCATTTTTTGCCGGGAAGCATTTTTCTACAGTGACTGAATTTACTGCATGTATTGGTGCATTTATTGTTGGAGTTTTGGGTAACTTGTATTCACGAATCTGGAAGGGGATGGCAGTGTCTGCCATGTTACCGGCAATTTTTGTCCAAGTTCCTTCCGGTATTGCCTCCAAGAGTTCATTGATATCTGGTTTGAACACTGCAGATCAAATTACAAACAAAAGTAGTAGTAACAATGGTGGAACAGTAACAAATGATGCTAGTTCATTGAGTTTTGGTGCAACAATGGTGGAAGTATCCATTGGTATTAGCGTGGGATTATTTGCAGCAgcattaattatttatcCATTTGGGAAGAAAAGAACTGGGTTATTTGCCTTATAG